DNA sequence from the Armatimonadota bacterium genome:
CGAATAGATCAAGGCCAAAGAACTCGCGCTGGCCGATGAGATACGCAACCGGCTCACGGTTAGCCCGACGTTCGATCAAGGCGTTGAAGGCCATCTGTTGCTCTGGCGTCAGGACATGATCCCGTTCGGCAACGACTTTTGCCCGCGACCAGCCGAGAATGTGGGCAAGCAAAAGTTCGGCGTCAAGTCGGGCGGTCGGCGAGATTGTTCGCAATTGGGAGATTGCGTACTGAATGGCTTGTTGGATTGTCATAAGGTTGTTGCAGGTTAGAACTTACCTCAGAAAGTTGTGCTGTCGTGCTACCCAACCATCACACCAGTGCATGAACGCACGCCAGCCATTAACGACAGTATACCTTGCTCCCGGTTCGCCGGTATGGAAACGAGGAGGCTGACGACTATCTCTAGGGCCATCAACTCACCGAATTGGTTCCCTTTCCCGCGCGTCATGCGCGTGTCGCGACGTTTGGCGTGCGGCATCATGGCTACCGCACGCAACACCAGGCACCACGGGCAATCCGCTCCGAAACGTGATTCCTCCACGTGCGGATTATGTAGGGGCGGGTTCTAAACCCGCCCCTACCGAACCCGCCCCTACCGAACCCGCCCCTACCGAACCCGCCCCTACCGAACCCGCCCCTACAGCCGCCCCAAACACCCATTCCGTATCATGCAGGTGATCCCCACGGATCGTTGCAGACAGGCGAATAGGAACGCTCACCGCATACCCGGTGGCAGGCAATGATGCCCGTATCACTCAAGATGCGCTATCACACCAGTTTTGATATAAAGTATCACTAAGAGGGGCAAGCGGGGCAAATCATGCGTCGCCCCTCTTGTGGAATCCCTTTTTGTGAAATGTACGATCCTCGTCGATCACATCCCCACAATGCCCATCCCACCACGTCCGGCGCGTCGAATCCGCTCGATGGTTGACCAGCGTGGGGGTACCGGTACACGGGTAGGTTGCATTCCCTGAGCGATGAGCCGCATCGAGTCGCGCCAGCGCGTCGGCAGGGTTACGGGCTGCTCACCCGGCTGGGCAGCCTCTTCCGTCAGGATGACCATGATCGCTGCCACTGCGGCTGCGGCCTCTTCCGCGGTTGGCGTGCCGGTGGTTGTGATCTGCATCGACATGCTCCTTCATCGTCTGAGGTTCGCTTAACGTGTCAATAAACGTTGTACCATTGCGCGCTGGGCTGCCAGTTCGCGCTCTGCCGGTAGCGGCGGTAAGACGTATTGGGAGCCGTACCGTCGGCGGAGGGCCAGCTCAATCAGGTGATCGGTCAGTTGGGGGTTTTTGGGCAACAGCGCGCCATGGAGGTAACAACCAAAGGTATTGCGATAGATCACCCCCCCTTTGCGATCCTGGCCATTGTCGCCGTAGCCGACCAGTACTCTGCCCAATGACTTGACGCCGGGGCCATGAAAGGTGCGGCCACTGTGGTTCTCAAAGCCAACCAACTGCCACGGCTCTGCCCCTAAATGCACTTCGATCACAATGTTGCCGATCATCCGCTGTTTGCCGGCTATGGTATGGACATCCAGCACACCCAGACCGGGTAGACGTTCACCGGTATGGGTCAAAAAGTAGTGACCGAGCAACTGATAGCCACCACAGATCGCCAGCACCACCAGGTCAGCTTCGATAGCTGCCCGCAACCCTGGCCCCTGCCGTTCAATCAGATCGCCTGTAATCAAAGCCTGCCCGCTATCCTGTCCGCCACCGAAGAAGGCCAGATCGACGGTTTGCCAGTCAATCGTGTCGCCGGGATTGACCGGAACAATTTCCAGCGCAATACCACGCCGCTGGCAACGCTGGCGCAACGCGATCACGTTGCCACGGTCGCCATACACATTCATATGTTCCGGGTAGAGATGGGCCAAACGCAGGGTTAGGTTCATACGTTCAGGCTCGCACCAGATAATCGCCTTCACCAATCCAGGTATAGGTCGTCAATTCCTGCAACCCCATCGGGCCACGTGCGTGCAGGCGATTGGTTGAAATTGCCACCTCGGCACCCAGACCAAACTGACCACCATCGTTGAAGCGCGTGCTGGCATTGACAAAGACAGCAGTGGCATCAACTTCACGGGTAAAGCGCTCAGCACTGATCGGATCGCCGGTCAGAATGGCTTCGGAATGACCGCCGTACAGAGCGATATGATCAAGTGCTTCATCAATGCTGCCTACAATCTTGATTGCAACGATCAAGGCCAGAAACTCGCAGCCAAAATCGGTTGGGCTGGCCGGTTTCAGGTTCCAGGCTTCGTGCCCAGGCGCATCGGCGAGGATGGCCAGGGCTTCCAGATCACAGCGCAACTCCACGCCGTGCTGAGCGAGGGCAGCGGCTACCAGCGGCAGAAAGGTCGATGCCGCCGCCCGATGCACCAGAAGCGTATCAAGTGCATTGCAGGCACCCGGACGTTGCACCTTGGCATTGACAATCACCGGTACAGCGCGGGCAAAGTCGGCACTCGGCTCAACATAGATATGGCTGACCCCCATTCCCCCAACAATCACCGGCACCGTCGCGTTTTCGACACAGAAACGGTGCAGACCGGCACCGCCGCGCGGGATAATCATATCAACGTAACGGTCGAGGCGTAGCAATTGCCGCACCAGTTCACGGTCGGGATCGATAATACTTTGCACAGCAAACGCCGGCAAACCGGCCTGTTCCAACGCCAGCGCAATCACCTCTGTTGTTGCCGCCACACTGCGCGCAATATCACTCCCACCACGCAAAATAACGGCATTACCGGCCTTCAGACAGAGCGACGCAATATCAACGGTCACATTTGGGCGGGCTTCGTAAATCGCACCGATCACCCCAATCGGCACCCGCCGTTTATAGAGGCGCAACCCGGACGGCAGTTCACGCCGATCAAAGATTTCACCAACTGGATCAGGCAAAGATGCCACTTGCCGACAATCGCCGGCAATCGCCGCCAGACGCGCCGGCGTCAGCAGCATGCGATCAACAATCGCCGGTGGCGTCCCACCCTTTTCTGCATCGGCGACATCGGCAGCGTTGGCAGCCAGAATCTCGTCTTGTCTTGCCAGCAATCCATCAGCAATTGCGCACAGCGCTGCATTCTTCTGTTCGGTTGAGAGCTTCGCCAACGCACGGGCTGCCGTCTTTGCCCGGCGGCCAATTGCTTCCAGGTCAACCATCGTGCGATCCTCCCCGATCCTGCTCGTCATAGCGACGTCGTTCCGATTCCAGGTAGTCACGGGCGCGCTCGAAACGGTCTGCCAGTTCACCGCGTTGATATGCCTGCCAGAGCAACCAGACCGCAGCCAGGGCCAGACTACCGCCAATGATCATCAGCGGCAAGAGCGCTCCTACGAAGAGGTTAGATGTTGCGATAACCAGCATTGCGGCTGCGCCAAGCGCAAATGCCCATCGGCGACGCGATCCGACCGTACTGCGGCGGAATTGATCGATTAAGAGCAGGCCGATGACGAGCGCAACAACAACGCGAATAAGCTCAGGACTCATACCTTGATCCTACGGTCTTCTGTTTTCAGCATTGTACCACGGACAACCCGCCCGGTGGTAAGGGTCAGGCTGATGCGGATGGGGATAGAATGAATATGCCGGCGGCGATAGTATGAGGTCGCCTTTGTAAACGCCCGTTACATCGACGCTCGTCGCCAATAGGCGAGAGTACCCTGCGCTGAAAAGCATCCGTTCACCGAGCGGTCTGACCGTGATTGCACTCGTGTCACCAAGATTTTCCAATCTTGACTGGCACTGGGGGCGGGAAGCACTAGGTGGGGCGCGCCGGAGGCGCACTCGCAGGGGGATGGCCCCCACCCTGCCCCGCCCGCGCTGGGGGCGGGAAGTACCTCCCGCTGTTGTGCGTTGGTTCAGAGTGGCACTACCAAATCTGAAAACCGTAATGCGTGTGCATGGGCACGTGCGTCGGGGCGGGTTCCAAACCCGCCCCGACGGAACTGCTCCGCCGCAATCATCCAGATGACCCCACGGATCGTACCGGAGAAGACGGATCGCTACGGATGCCCGCATGTTCGGTGCGGGGCAGAGATGTACCGTATCACGCAAGGGTTGACATGCTATCACGCTGGAAGCAGGCACGATGCGCTGGTGCAGGTGACGAGCGCGCCGGATGTGCGCGTTCCCAGGGTCTCGCCCCCACCCTTGCCCGCCCCCGCTGGGCTATGCATTACCCACATGTCACGCTGCGTCAGGCCAGACTGCAAGCGCTCCCCGTGGCGGCTCCCCGTGGCGCAGGCTTCCAGCCTGCGTGGATGCATCCTCATTCACCACCGTCAGGTACTGGCCGTGGCCGCTGGTGCGCAGGCACGAACCTGGTGCAACAACACGTCTACGCACGGGTAGCTCATTCATTTCTGAACGACTCCTCGATGATCGTCGCGAACACATCCGGCTTCTTCGTGACCAGGATGGGGAACGATGTACCACGCGCCGGGTCGTGTGTACGGCTGGCGCGGCAGCATGGCTGCCGCACTCCAAACCCTGCGACACGCGCATGACGAGCGACTACGGCAATCCATCCAGCACGTGCCGGCACGGCTGGAGCGGCGCACTACTGGCTCCTCCCTCCAACAACGGTACCGGCACCATGCGCGCCGGAGGCGCGCGCTCCCAGTGCCCGGCTGGGGAGCACGCCCGTCATCACGCCCCCGACCCGCTCCGGCACGCGGGCAATGCAGTATTCGAGTTATGGGTAATGCATAGCGCGCTGGGGGCGGGAAGCACCTCCCGCTGGCGTGGGCTGGTACAGAGAGGTCATACCACATCTGAAAACCACAATATGTGGGCATGCAATGCAAGCCGTACCCTTGCGCCGCCCCCTCGTATGGCAATGTGCACCGGCACGTGGGTAGGGCGGATCAGCTCGCTATGGCGGCCAGGTATGGCCCCTCGTATGGCAATGTGCACCAGCACGTGGGTAGGGGCGGGTTCCAAACCCGCCCCTACGGAACCCGCTCCCCCGCAATCATCCCGATGACCCCACGGATCGTACCGGAGAAGACGGACTGCTACGGAGGCCCACATAGTCGGTACCGGGCAGCGATGTACCGTATCACGCAAGGTTTGATTACTCTGCTGGCAGCAGGCACGGT
Encoded proteins:
- the proA gene encoding gamma-glutamyl phosphate reductase — translated: MVDLEAIGRRAKTAARALAKLSTEQKNAALCAIADGLLARQDEILAANAADVADAEKGGTPPAIVDRMLLTPARLAAIAGDCRQVASLPDPVGEIFDRRELPSGLRLYKRRVPIGVIGAIYEARPNVTVDIASLCLKAGNAVILRGGSDIARSVAATTEVIALALEQAGLPAFAVQSIIDPDRELVRQLLRLDRYVDMIIPRGGAGLHRFCVENATVPVIVGGMGVSHIYVEPSADFARAVPVIVNAKVQRPGACNALDTLLVHRAAASTFLPLVAAALAQHGVELRCDLEALAILADAPGHEAWNLKPASPTDFGCEFLALIVAIKIVGSIDEALDHIALYGGHSEAILTGDPISAERFTREVDATAVFVNASTRFNDGGQFGLGAEVAISTNRLHARGPMGLQELTTYTWIGEGDYLVRA
- a CDS encoding glutamine amidotransferase, which translates into the protein MNLTLRLAHLYPEHMNVYGDRGNVIALRQRCQRRGIALEIVPVNPGDTIDWQTVDLAFFGGGQDSGQALITGDLIERQGPGLRAAIEADLVVLAICGGYQLLGHYFLTHTGERLPGLGVLDVHTIAGKQRMIGNIVIEVHLGAEPWQLVGFENHSGRTFHGPGVKSLGRVLVGYGDNGQDRKGGVIYRNTFGCYLHGALLPKNPQLTDHLIELALRRRYGSQYVLPPLPAERELAAQRAMVQRLLTR